The uncultured Desulfobulbus sp. genome window below encodes:
- a CDS encoding type II secretion system protein N, with product MRILLIRLFIIAIAVYAGVQWWYFNMENRLQPEKQSEKTVELEQENAPPGEEAAELPHVDVREIILKRNIFQAGEEAPAAKSVEQEDSNIDQLEKTQLSLSLLGTVAGEQKDARAIIRDDKTRLEDLFRVGSEIQGAIIKRIARGKVVLLVNGREEVLVIKERDNSAGPSPAPLRPRRPVTLNKKEQSVHSVPRAVPRRRISFRGSHRALPQPEPQELIEIPIDKESKDVVLETSVDDTFDDAAAEMEPAIPLEEVETVE from the coding sequence GTGCGTATCTTGTTGATTCGTTTATTCATTATTGCCATAGCTGTCTATGCCGGTGTTCAATGGTGGTACTTCAATATGGAAAACCGCCTTCAGCCAGAGAAACAATCAGAAAAGACGGTAGAGCTTGAACAGGAGAATGCTCCTCCGGGAGAGGAGGCTGCCGAACTTCCCCATGTTGATGTGCGTGAAATCATCTTGAAACGAAATATTTTTCAGGCGGGTGAGGAAGCACCTGCAGCAAAAAGCGTTGAGCAGGAGGACTCTAATATTGATCAGTTGGAAAAAACGCAATTAAGCCTCTCGCTTCTTGGAACCGTGGCTGGAGAGCAAAAAGACGCACGTGCCATCATTCGTGATGATAAAACTCGTCTCGAAGATCTTTTTCGGGTGGGGAGTGAAATTCAAGGCGCAATCATCAAACGTATTGCTCGAGGTAAAGTTGTCCTTTTGGTGAATGGTCGTGAAGAGGTCCTGGTGATAAAAGAAAGGGATAATAGTGCTGGACCGTCCCCAGCTCCTCTACGTCCTAGGAGACCAGTAACTCTGAATAAAAAAGAACAATCAGTGCACTCTGTTCCCAGGGCCGTTCCTCGTCGAAGAATTAGTTTTCGAGGTTCTCATCGCGCATTGCCGCAGCCCGAACCTCAGGAATTGATTGAGATTCCCATTGATAAAGAATCGAAGGATGTTGTGCTCGAAACCTCTGTTGATGACACATTTGACGATGCGGCGGCTGAAATGGAGCCTGCCATTCCATTGGAAGAAGTCGAGACAGTTGAATAG
- the recN gene encoding DNA repair protein RecN: MLQELRVQNLALIDALNLDLSARSNGLIVLTGETGAGKSIILQAINLLTGGRGTTSWVRNDCNQATIEAIFKLRPDHNEINELLREHSLKDGQDCIIRRVLTKAGRSRLYINDQSVTSRLCGELSANLINIASQHDQQQLLNSRSHLDFLDLYGDLRGMRQQFSKLFRRWQQASSELRQLLEKEQDKEQHRDFLRFQLDEIRKCKPIAAEDEQLIKERDQLKASDVLVRLVGESWREISGSITDILVEIRKKIEHAATLDDTLAPLAERIGSAGYELEDVAAALDQYRENIPMDPSRLEWISGRLTELKQLQRKYGPSLEDVLVFAQQAEAELAVLESLDAEISQAELRLEEISTEALLRATELSQARREVAQKLKIGMEQELASLSFNQAVFEVAMSTPEGMGLDGIQSTGRDLVEFNFSANPGEPPKPLAKIVSGGELSRLMLAMKCLLARRDKVETVIFDEVDAGIGGQAAEAVAEKIGELAGHHQVICITHLPQIAAWADVHFTVQKQVDNGRTRTVIKELDEQQRTQELARMLGGEQPSLQTLAFAGELISRSQRRKVA; the protein is encoded by the coding sequence ATGCTTCAGGAACTTCGTGTACAAAATCTAGCGTTGATTGACGCCCTTAACCTGGACCTGTCTGCAAGAAGCAACGGTTTGATTGTCCTCACTGGAGAAACCGGTGCTGGTAAGTCGATCATATTGCAGGCAATTAACCTGCTCACCGGAGGCCGGGGCACGACTTCCTGGGTCCGCAACGATTGCAACCAGGCCACCATCGAGGCGATATTTAAACTGCGTCCCGATCATAATGAAATAAATGAGTTGTTGCGTGAACACTCACTGAAGGACGGGCAAGATTGCATTATTCGTCGCGTGCTTACAAAAGCAGGTCGCTCCAGGCTCTATATAAACGATCAAAGTGTGACCAGCCGCCTCTGCGGGGAGTTGAGTGCAAACTTGATCAACATTGCCAGCCAGCACGATCAGCAACAACTGCTCAATAGTCGATCTCATCTTGATTTTCTCGATCTCTATGGGGATTTGCGCGGGATGCGACAGCAGTTCTCCAAGCTTTTTCGGCGGTGGCAACAGGCCTCATCAGAACTGCGCCAACTTTTGGAAAAGGAGCAGGATAAAGAACAGCACCGGGATTTTTTGCGTTTTCAACTCGATGAAATTCGTAAGTGCAAGCCCATTGCCGCCGAAGACGAGCAACTGATCAAAGAACGGGATCAGCTTAAGGCATCAGATGTGCTGGTGCGTTTGGTTGGAGAGAGCTGGCGTGAAATTTCGGGCTCCATAACCGACATATTGGTAGAAATTCGCAAAAAAATAGAGCACGCAGCGACGCTTGACGATACATTAGCGCCCTTGGCCGAGCGTATAGGATCAGCAGGCTATGAACTTGAGGATGTGGCTGCTGCCCTTGATCAGTATCGTGAGAATATCCCCATGGATCCCTCTCGGCTGGAGTGGATTTCCGGGCGGTTGACCGAACTGAAGCAGTTGCAGCGAAAATATGGGCCGAGCCTGGAGGATGTCCTGGTCTTTGCCCAGCAGGCTGAAGCCGAGCTTGCGGTTTTGGAAAGTTTGGATGCCGAGATCAGCCAGGCCGAGCTGCGCCTTGAGGAGATCTCCACAGAAGCGCTTCTCCGCGCCACCGAGCTGAGTCAGGCACGGCGCGAGGTTGCCCAGAAATTAAAAATAGGGATGGAGCAGGAACTTGCATCGCTGAGTTTTAATCAGGCCGTTTTTGAGGTGGCTATGTCTACGCCAGAGGGAATGGGGCTCGATGGTATCCAGAGTACGGGACGTGATCTGGTTGAATTCAACTTTTCTGCAAATCCTGGCGAGCCTCCTAAGCCGCTGGCAAAGATTGTCTCAGGTGGTGAGTTGTCCCGCTTGATGCTTGCCATGAAGTGCTTGCTGGCCCGGCGGGATAAGGTTGAAACGGTTATTTTTGATGAAGTGGATGCTGGCATCGGGGGACAGGCCGCCGAGGCGGTAGCCGAGAAAATCGGTGAGCTCGCTGGCCATCATCAGGTCATCTGTATTACCCATTTGCCGCAAATCGCGGCCTGGGCGGATGTGCATTTTACGGTGCAAAAACAGGTGGACAACGGACGTACGCGAACTGTGATTAAAGAATTAGACGAGCAACAACGCACCCAGGAGCTGGCCCGCATGCTTGGTGGGGAGCAGCCTTCGCTCCAGACCCTGGCTTTTGCAGGGGAACTGATCAGCCGCAGCCAGAGGAGAAAAGTTGCATGA
- the gspE gene encoding type II secretion system ATPase GspE — protein sequence MRLLGEILIENYGVAAESIEAALELQRERGGRIGEILTQLRKISEEDLLGARSEQCGLDVVYHLPADPDPFFVDRVPIGFLKKFKMIPVATPESAYIALAEPANFQQLDDLTRLLHWEGIRNVLAPSNEIFVAINAAYDTTRKDAADRVMQDMDEENPESILSEIEETADLLDDTSDAPVIKLVNLVLSQAVRDNASDIHIESYKDRVKIRKRVDGILYDMYSPPRHVQSKLVSRIKIMAKMDIAEKRLPQDGRIEIRLADRNIDIRVSTLPTSFGERVVMRLLDKSSSLVPLKDLGMAKEDMEHFLQLIKAPHGIILVTGPTGSGKTTTLYSALGVLNQPDVNIITVEDPIEYQMNGISQVQVNSKVGLTFASGLRTIVRQDPDVILVGEIRDLETAEIAIQSALTGHLVFSTLHTNDAASAITRLIDMGVEPFLVSSAVNAIMAQRLVRKICPHCREAYRPSKTYLEKAGLSPIKFGERDLYRGTGCPECLQTGYKGRVGIYELMSLTPVMKSLILTTSDAGQIKKQALSSLATGMLTLRQDGLRKVLQGLTTLEEVFRVT from the coding sequence ATGCGATTACTGGGTGAAATCCTTATAGAAAATTACGGTGTTGCCGCCGAAAGTATAGAGGCGGCGCTTGAGCTCCAGCGTGAGCGAGGTGGCCGGATCGGTGAGATTTTAACCCAGCTACGTAAAATCTCCGAAGAAGATTTGCTTGGGGCCAGAAGCGAGCAGTGTGGGCTGGATGTCGTTTATCACTTGCCAGCAGACCCTGACCCGTTTTTTGTGGACCGGGTTCCCATAGGATTTTTGAAAAAATTCAAAATGATTCCCGTGGCAACTCCGGAGAGTGCCTATATTGCCCTTGCCGAGCCGGCCAACTTTCAACAGCTTGATGATCTCACACGCCTGTTGCACTGGGAAGGAATTCGTAATGTCCTGGCCCCATCAAATGAGATTTTTGTCGCCATAAACGCAGCCTACGATACCACTCGAAAAGATGCTGCCGACCGGGTGATGCAGGACATGGACGAGGAAAATCCAGAGAGTATCCTCTCCGAGATCGAGGAAACGGCTGATCTTCTGGATGACACCAGCGACGCGCCCGTCATTAAACTGGTGAACCTGGTGCTTTCTCAGGCCGTCCGCGATAATGCCTCCGATATCCATATCGAGTCGTATAAAGATCGGGTCAAGATTCGTAAGCGTGTCGATGGCATTCTCTACGATATGTATTCTCCCCCTCGGCATGTGCAGAGTAAGCTGGTCTCACGTATCAAGATTATGGCCAAGATGGATATTGCAGAGAAACGCCTGCCTCAGGACGGTCGTATAGAGATTCGCTTGGCTGATCGCAATATTGATATTCGTGTCTCGACTTTGCCGACCTCCTTCGGAGAGCGTGTGGTTATGCGCCTCTTAGATAAATCTAGCTCACTTGTCCCTCTAAAGGATCTGGGCATGGCCAAGGAGGATATGGAGCATTTTCTGCAATTGATCAAAGCACCCCACGGTATTATTCTGGTCACTGGTCCCACCGGTAGCGGGAAAACCACAACCCTCTATTCTGCCCTTGGCGTGCTTAATCAGCCCGATGTTAATATCATTACGGTTGAAGATCCGATCGAGTATCAGATGAACGGCATCAGCCAAGTCCAGGTCAATTCCAAGGTTGGCCTGACCTTTGCCAGTGGGCTCCGTACCATTGTCCGCCAGGACCCCGATGTTATTTTGGTGGGAGAAATTCGTGATCTGGAGACCGCTGAGATCGCCATTCAGTCGGCATTGACCGGCCACCTTGTTTTTTCGACTCTGCATACAAACGACGCCGCCAGTGCTATCACCCGCCTGATCGATATGGGGGTCGAACCATTTTTAGTGTCCTCGGCGGTGAATGCGATTATGGCTCAGCGTTTGGTGCGCAAAATATGTCCTCATTGCCGGGAAGCCTATCGACCATCGAAAACGTATCTTGAAAAGGCAGGACTCTCACCTATTAAATTTGGCGAGCGTGATCTCTATCGAGGAACGGGCTGCCCGGAATGTCTGCAAACCGGGTATAAGGGGAGGGTGGGGATTTATGAGTTGATGTCACTTACCCCGGTGATGAAAAGCCTGATCTTGACGACCTCGGATGCGGGACAGATCAAAAAACAAGCGCTGTCCTCATTGGCAACCGGCATGCTGACTTTGCGCCAGGATGGGCTACGTAAGGTCCTTCAGGGGCTGACAACTTTAGAAGAGGTTTTTCGCGTTACCTGA
- a CDS encoding metal-dependent transcriptional regulator gives MKNSFVWSKKMAETQQLSASLEDYIETIYHIITEKQVARGKDISARLSVSGASVTEALRALSRRGLINYAPYEVITLTDEGRLVAEDVIHRHNSLKQFFTDVLAIEETLAEEGACKIEHTAPPEIINRMVEFIKFLEVCPRGGDDLINGFASFCQRGGTTANCANCISQCMDGNNPLTQNE, from the coding sequence ATGAAAAATTCATTTGTCTGGAGCAAAAAAATGGCGGAGACGCAACAACTCAGCGCAAGCCTTGAAGATTATATTGAGACAATTTATCATATTATCACAGAAAAGCAGGTTGCACGCGGCAAAGATATTTCAGCCAGGCTTTCGGTCAGTGGTGCATCGGTCACCGAGGCCCTTCGAGCGCTTTCTCGAAGAGGTTTGATTAATTACGCCCCCTACGAGGTGATAACCCTCACAGATGAAGGGCGGCTTGTTGCCGAAGACGTCATTCACCGCCATAATTCGCTCAAGCAATTTTTCACTGACGTCCTTGCCATAGAAGAAACTCTGGCCGAGGAAGGCGCGTGTAAGATTGAGCATACAGCACCACCTGAAATCATCAATCGCATGGTGGAGTTTATCAAATTTCTCGAGGTCTGCCCACGGGGAGGCGATGATCTCATCAATGGCTTTGCCAGTTTCTGTCAACGGGGGGGCACCACCGCCAACTGCGCCAACTGCATCTCGCAATGTATGGATGGCAACAATCCTTTGACACAAAACGAATAA
- the gspN gene encoding type II secretion system protein GspN, with protein MNANTQSTSGSGGKRVRRTLGYLIYMVVVGILALWFLFPGKSLQESIESTLMKTVPGLAWKVGQVHLQLPLALVVNDLTGDKGHNETRTAVKLQQLTFWPDWEASIRRKQFCCRYRFNLQSGRVQGQLCRQRTNGELQVRGSLKDIPLQEMPLLTNWLGRSLHGKVQASYEGKGGTFTDCTWKMACTVEGGELGVVRSILGYQSLPFSQVRMLLTGSGNHVRISEGKIVSTLGNGWFNGSVLLVRPSLQSQVQLRGGLSPQPNFFLKIKATPVLRELQETLKEEPLTFNLSGTVQSPAIHFENLAMQIYALDKERE; from the coding sequence ATGAACGCTAACACACAGTCTACATCCGGAAGTGGTGGCAAACGGGTTCGACGAACGTTGGGCTACCTGATCTATATGGTGGTTGTGGGGATTCTCGCCTTATGGTTTCTTTTTCCTGGAAAAAGCTTGCAGGAGAGCATTGAGAGCACCCTGATGAAGACGGTTCCTGGTTTAGCATGGAAGGTCGGGCAGGTTCACTTACAATTACCGTTGGCACTGGTCGTCAACGATCTGACTGGGGACAAGGGGCACAACGAAACCCGAACCGCTGTTAAGCTGCAACAGCTTACTTTCTGGCCGGATTGGGAGGCCTCAATCCGGAGGAAACAGTTTTGTTGCAGATACAGATTCAACCTCCAATCAGGTCGTGTGCAGGGACAACTGTGTCGACAAAGGACAAATGGGGAACTGCAAGTTCGTGGGAGCCTGAAGGATATTCCTCTTCAAGAGATGCCATTGCTGACAAACTGGCTTGGACGTTCTCTGCATGGAAAGGTTCAAGCCTCATATGAGGGCAAGGGGGGGACGTTTACAGACTGCACCTGGAAAATGGCATGCACTGTTGAAGGGGGAGAGTTGGGGGTGGTTCGGTCCATATTGGGATACCAGAGCCTGCCATTTTCCCAAGTCAGAATGCTTTTAACCGGCAGCGGAAATCATGTCCGTATTTCCGAGGGAAAAATAGTCTCGACATTAGGGAATGGGTGGTTTAACGGAAGTGTCCTGCTGGTGCGTCCATCGTTGCAATCGCAGGTGCAACTGCGTGGCGGGCTCAGCCCTCAACCCAATTTTTTCCTAAAGATCAAAGCTACTCCCGTGCTTCGTGAGCTTCAAGAAACACTTAAAGAAGAACCTTTGACATTTAATCTTTCCGGAACCGTGCAGTCCCCAGCCATTCATTTTGAGAATTTAGCCATGCAAATCTACGCTCTAGACAAGGAGAGGGAATAA
- the gspD gene encoding type II secretion system secretin GspD has protein sequence MMKMRMMKFGQLCVLLLASMVIGAMGGMPAHAANSKISQPSQKAQRFVTIDFNDVDINLFIKYISELTRKNFIVDRQVQGKVTVISPTQVSAEDAYRVFESVLEVHGYAAVPSGSVIKIVPSVEARSKSIATLQQGQRATGEDKVVTQIIELKYANPDEIKAMLTPLVSKTSVVLTYTKSGMIILTDYSSNINRLLDIIKAVDVPPDSEEMVIIPLYHASAANVAKALNQLFVTTRTKREVRAEVVKIIPFERTNTLIVFASKSSVERVRDVVAKLDADVPRREGNIHVVYLQHANAEELVKVLMNLPSESSTTRNTAAPSGNLKSTSAPPISKEIKIVADKETNSLIITGPREDYEVVENVIKQLDIPRRMVYLEALIMEVKVSKDFSIGVSWADGDGSVIGGFSGGAGDYSYNALNTLYNGSLPTGFTLGVLGGGITIGDVTFPNLGAVVNAYKSDDDVNVIATPQILTTDNKKASIKVGENVPYITSKNTTDSSQDYTNYEYKDVATSLTITPQVNQADIVRLEIGVEVVKLKDTETTTTPSTFTRTADTTVIVHNEETVVIGGMIGQDTTQGEYKVPVLGDIPVLGWLFKSHSNSVEKTNLYIFITPHIVENPAELADLYHKKRAKMEKLHRETGDIADQFFHPKSDPVQASVLSDIGMQKLMQNDLVRAREFFVQALKNDAQNGSALINLGVICEREQKWKEAASYYQRVLTLPRPEKTTGGGELSNPLKDVASTALKRLNQRGQ, from the coding sequence ATGATGAAAATGCGTATGATGAAATTTGGCCAGTTATGTGTGCTGCTTTTGGCGAGCATGGTGATTGGAGCAATGGGGGGGATGCCTGCCCATGCAGCCAATTCCAAAATTTCCCAACCCAGCCAAAAGGCACAACGCTTTGTCACTATTGATTTTAATGATGTGGATATTAATCTTTTTATCAAATACATCAGTGAGTTAACTAGAAAGAATTTCATCGTTGACCGTCAGGTGCAAGGAAAGGTGACTGTGATTTCTCCAACCCAGGTGTCAGCAGAAGATGCCTACCGGGTTTTTGAATCAGTCCTTGAAGTGCATGGGTATGCAGCGGTTCCCAGTGGCTCGGTGATCAAAATTGTTCCCTCTGTGGAAGCCCGATCTAAATCCATTGCTACCTTGCAACAAGGGCAGCGCGCCACGGGTGAAGATAAGGTTGTCACCCAGATAATTGAACTCAAATATGCCAACCCCGATGAGATAAAAGCTATGCTCACCCCTCTGGTCTCAAAGACCAGTGTCGTGCTGACATACACCAAATCGGGCATGATAATCCTCACTGATTACTCATCCAATATCAATCGATTACTGGATATCATCAAGGCTGTGGATGTACCACCTGATAGTGAGGAAATGGTGATAATCCCTCTCTATCATGCCTCTGCTGCCAATGTTGCCAAGGCTCTGAATCAACTTTTTGTAACCACGCGAACCAAACGGGAGGTTCGTGCTGAGGTGGTTAAAATAATTCCTTTTGAGCGTACCAACACCCTTATAGTCTTTGCATCCAAGTCATCTGTTGAACGAGTACGGGATGTGGTTGCGAAACTTGATGCAGATGTTCCACGGCGAGAAGGCAACATTCATGTGGTCTATTTGCAGCACGCAAACGCCGAAGAATTAGTTAAAGTATTGATGAATTTGCCCAGCGAGAGCTCCACAACACGAAATACTGCCGCCCCAAGTGGAAACCTTAAAAGTACCTCAGCTCCACCAATTTCCAAGGAAATTAAAATAGTTGCGGATAAAGAAACCAACTCGCTGATTATCACCGGTCCTCGCGAAGATTACGAGGTGGTTGAAAACGTGATCAAGCAGCTCGATATCCCACGGCGTATGGTTTATCTCGAAGCTTTGATCATGGAGGTCAAGGTTTCCAAGGATTTCAGTATCGGGGTGAGTTGGGCCGATGGTGATGGCTCCGTGATTGGTGGTTTTAGTGGAGGAGCCGGCGATTACAGTTACAATGCCTTGAATACCCTCTACAACGGGAGCCTTCCTACAGGCTTTACTTTAGGTGTTTTAGGTGGTGGTATCACCATCGGAGATGTCACTTTTCCCAACCTCGGTGCAGTGGTGAACGCCTACAAGAGTGACGATGATGTAAATGTCATTGCCACTCCCCAGATTTTAACAACAGATAATAAAAAAGCCTCCATCAAGGTGGGGGAAAATGTCCCCTATATCACCAGTAAAAATACCACAGACTCTAGCCAGGATTACACCAATTACGAATATAAGGATGTCGCTACCAGCTTGACCATCACCCCCCAGGTCAATCAGGCGGATATCGTTCGCCTGGAAATTGGTGTTGAGGTGGTGAAACTTAAAGATACGGAAACCACCACCACTCCATCCACATTCACACGAACAGCCGATACTACCGTCATTGTCCACAATGAGGAAACCGTGGTCATTGGAGGGATGATTGGCCAGGACACGACTCAGGGCGAGTACAAAGTTCCCGTTTTAGGCGATATTCCCGTTCTTGGTTGGTTGTTTAAGTCACACAGTAATAGTGTTGAAAAGACTAATCTTTATATCTTTATCACCCCTCATATTGTTGAAAATCCTGCAGAACTTGCGGACCTGTATCATAAGAAACGAGCGAAGATGGAAAAACTCCACCGGGAGACTGGAGATATAGCTGATCAGTTTTTCCATCCAAAATCTGATCCTGTGCAGGCAAGTGTTCTCTCTGATATAGGTATGCAGAAACTGATGCAAAATGATTTAGTTCGTGCTCGGGAGTTTTTTGTCCAGGCTCTGAAAAATGATGCACAGAACGGATCCGCGTTGATTAACCTTGGAGTGATTTGTGAACGTGAGCAGAAATGGAAGGAGGCCGCATCCTATTATCAGCGTGTTTTGACCCTTCCAAGACCTGAGAAGACAACAGGGGGCGGGGAACTATCCAACCCGCTTAAAGATGTGGCCAGTACTGCGCTCAAAAGGTTGAACCAGCGAGGTCAGTAA
- the gspM gene encoding type II secretion system protein GspM — protein sequence MQLTGRERNMVIGAGAALVFFVLFQFILSPLLEQRDRLLRRLVTQEKALVHMEQLQKQYRQLSQQSGSMASLLESRESGFSLFAFLEQNADESSVKEQIAYMKPSESEEGAAFSQTRVEMKLQGVSLPQLIEFVEKSESPTHLVGISKMTIQENSNEKRTLDATFVMVSVDQPAQKDER from the coding sequence ATGCAGCTCACTGGTCGTGAAAGAAATATGGTGATCGGTGCAGGTGCTGCGCTGGTATTTTTTGTACTTTTTCAATTTATTCTTTCTCCCCTTTTAGAGCAACGAGATCGACTGCTGCGAAGATTGGTTACCCAGGAAAAGGCCTTGGTGCACATGGAGCAGCTGCAAAAGCAGTATCGGCAACTTTCCCAGCAGTCGGGATCGATGGCAAGCTTGCTTGAGAGTCGTGAAAGTGGGTTCAGTCTTTTTGCCTTTCTGGAACAAAATGCCGACGAAAGTTCTGTAAAAGAGCAGATTGCCTATATGAAACCTTCTGAATCAGAAGAGGGGGCGGCTTTTTCCCAGACACGGGTAGAGATGAAACTGCAAGGGGTTAGCCTTCCGCAGCTGATTGAATTTGTGGAAAAATCAGAATCGCCCACCCATTTGGTAGGGATTTCCAAGATGACCATCCAGGAAAACAGTAATGAGAAAAGAACCCTGGATGCAACTTTCGTGATGGTCAGTGTGGATCAACCGGCCCAGAAGGATGAACGCTAA
- the gspF gene encoding type II secretion system inner membrane protein GspF: MPVFEYTALNASGKKVKGIIDADSHAAARQKIRSSGNYPINIKESVAKKDGGKGSIFTRQLGTNIKQQEIHLATRQLATLLGAGIPLVPSIAGLIEQTSNRSLQTVLAQVKDAVNEGNSLTSALSDHPRLFSKIYINMVRAGEASGSLDVVLDRLAEFGENQHAIRSRIKAALLYPIFMAIVGIAVLFLLITFIVPSITSVFEGTQQALPLPTILLISLSTLLKQFWWAVLASLGGSVALVRWYVTTPPGRRHWDQLKLTAPGIRDLSIKTASARFSRTLSSLLQSGVPLFSSLIIVRNIVDNVVLAEEIGAAGAELEKGSSLSQFFRHSQYFPPMLVQMMAVGEQSGALDTMLGKAADSYEKEVEAKILALTSMIEPVMILTMGVAVSFIVVSILLPIFEMNQLIR; encoded by the coding sequence ATGCCTGTTTTTGAATATACCGCGCTGAATGCTTCCGGAAAAAAGGTTAAAGGAATTATTGATGCTGATTCGCATGCAGCTGCACGTCAGAAAATCCGGAGCAGTGGCAACTATCCTATCAATATCAAGGAGAGTGTTGCCAAAAAAGATGGTGGCAAGGGATCCATTTTCACCCGGCAGCTAGGCACGAATATCAAACAGCAGGAAATTCATCTGGCAACCCGGCAGCTGGCAACCCTCCTGGGCGCAGGGATTCCGCTGGTGCCATCGATAGCAGGGCTCATTGAGCAGACCTCAAATCGGAGCCTGCAGACCGTTCTGGCTCAAGTCAAAGACGCCGTCAACGAGGGGAACTCTTTAACCTCCGCCTTAAGCGACCACCCCCGCCTCTTTTCCAAAATTTACATCAACATGGTGCGGGCCGGTGAAGCCTCGGGCTCCCTCGATGTAGTTTTGGACAGGCTCGCCGAATTTGGAGAGAACCAACATGCCATCCGCAGCCGTATCAAGGCAGCTCTGCTGTACCCTATCTTTATGGCTATTGTCGGGATTGCGGTGCTCTTTCTTCTCATCACCTTTATCGTCCCCAGTATTACCTCGGTATTTGAAGGAACCCAGCAGGCCCTCCCCCTGCCCACCATTCTCCTCATCAGCCTGAGCACCCTCCTTAAGCAATTCTGGTGGGCAGTTCTCGCCAGTCTTGGAGGCTCGGTGGCACTGGTACGCTGGTATGTCACGACCCCGCCAGGAAGACGCCATTGGGATCAACTCAAGCTCACCGCACCTGGAATTCGTGACCTGAGCATCAAAACCGCTTCTGCCCGTTTCAGCCGCACCTTATCAAGTCTATTGCAATCGGGAGTCCCGCTATTTAGCTCCCTGATCATTGTTCGCAACATTGTCGACAATGTGGTCCTCGCCGAGGAAATTGGGGCCGCCGGTGCAGAACTGGAAAAAGGATCAAGCCTGTCCCAATTTTTCCGTCATTCACAGTACTTTCCGCCCATGCTGGTGCAGATGATGGCAGTAGGAGAACAAAGTGGCGCCTTGGACACTATGTTGGGAAAAGCTGCGGATAGTTATGAAAAGGAGGTGGAGGCAAAAATTCTGGCGCTAACTTCAATGATTGAACCGGTGATGATTCTCACCATGGGAGTCGCCGTCAGTTTTATCGTTGTTTCGATTCTCCTTCCTATATTCGAAATGAATCAGCTCATCAGATAA
- a CDS encoding thiamine biosynthesis protein: MSGVRAIGLFSGGLDSILACRVIMAQGIEVIGLKFVTPFFDHDLLQDEAAYAQEMQQKYGITVRVVDISEGYVRMLEQPVHGFGKNFNPCIDCKIFMLRQARRLMAEYGASFIITGEVLGQRPMSQRRDTLRVIERDSGCEGLLLRPLCAQLMNPTQAETQGLVDREQLHRFAGRGRKEQKKLAAAFGIHDYPAPAGGCMLTDPNLAARIKHFYHGLFSFDQQRAVDDIRLLSIGRHFRLSEHVWFILGRDERENDKLEALCGSDDWTMRMDVRPGPLGLLRHAPAYAPGSQEEETLIGQLAGLVIRYGKKVHEGPLGSDVLIFRGGQQEVRWQEPLLGDELEEWRI; this comes from the coding sequence ATGAGTGGTGTGCGAGCCATAGGCCTCTTCTCAGGTGGGCTGGATTCTATCCTAGCCTGCCGTGTGATCATGGCTCAGGGGATTGAGGTGATCGGGCTGAAATTCGTGACGCCTTTTTTTGATCACGATCTTCTTCAGGATGAAGCCGCCTATGCCCAGGAGATGCAGCAAAAATATGGCATTACTGTGCGTGTGGTTGATATCTCCGAGGGCTACGTGCGCATGCTTGAGCAGCCGGTGCATGGCTTCGGCAAAAATTTCAACCCCTGTATCGATTGTAAAATTTTTATGTTGCGGCAGGCACGCAGGCTGATGGCCGAATATGGTGCCTCCTTTATCATCACCGGTGAGGTGCTCGGGCAGCGCCCCATGTCCCAACGACGCGATACCTTACGGGTTATTGAGCGCGATTCCGGCTGCGAAGGATTGCTTTTACGGCCTCTTTGTGCCCAGCTGATGAATCCTACTCAGGCGGAAACCCAGGGACTGGTTGATCGCGAGCAGCTGCATCGTTTTGCCGGTCGGGGGAGAAAGGAGCAAAAAAAACTTGCTGCAGCCTTTGGCATCCATGATTACCCGGCTCCTGCCGGCGGCTGTATGCTCACCGACCCCAATCTGGCGGCCCGGATTAAACATTTTTATCATGGCCTTTTCTCTTTTGACCAGCAGCGGGCCGTGGATGATATCCGCCTTTTGAGCATTGGCCGTCACTTTCGCCTCAGTGAACATGTCTGGTTTATCCTTGGCCGTGATGAGCGGGAAAACGATAAGCTGGAGGCGCTGTGCGGCTCGGATGACTGGACGATGCGCATGGACGTACGTCCCGGTCCACTGGGGCTGTTGCGACACGCCCCTGCCTATGCCCCAGGGAGCCAGGAAGAAGAGACCCTGATCGGGCAGCTGGCGGGACTGGTCATTCGCTACGGTAAAAAGGTACACGAAGGGCCACTCGGCTCCGACGTCCTGATTTTTCGAGGCGGGCAGCAGGAGGTCCGCTGGCAGGAGCCACTCTTGGGCGATGAGCTGGAGGAGTGGCGTATTTGA